In Cryptococcus neoformans var. neoformans B-3501A chromosome 3, whole genome shotgun sequence, the DNA window TCGTATGGACCGGAGGTTCCGGAGCAGCGCGCAGATCAGCATCCCAATAGCCACTACTATTAACAGGGCAATAATCGCCAGACAACTAAGGACAACCGCCAGGATTTCAAACCTATCTGAAAATTAGTCGCCTAATACCGGAACAATCGTCCAACTATGTCCGAGACAGATCTCAAACCTGGTCAGAATCTggcccatcttcttccgccttcTTGGAGTGCTGAAGTGCAAAGGTGGTTTGCCGAAGACACTCCATCCTTCGACTGGGCTGGCTTCGTTGTgggtgaggaagagcaagaagcgaTTCTCTGGGGTAAAAGCGGTGTGAGTAAGCCTGTACTTTCCTTGACTTACGTTCTGACAACTGCTCTGCAGGGTGTACTAGCCGGTGTACCTTTTTTTGAAGAAGTATTCAAGCAAGTTGACTGCGCGTGGGTCGTTCGACTTGAACAAACGATACTTGCTAACTCCGGTGGAACTAGGGTGGAATGGCTTATGCCTGAGGGATCTGTTGTGCCTCCTGACACGAAGACCAAGGTCGCCATTGTTCGAGGCAAAGCTCGGCAGCTTTTGTTGGGTGAGCGTGTTGCGCTAAATACATTGGCTAGATGCAGTGGAATCGCAACCGTGTGAGCTTAGCTCCTGTATTGCGCTGCAGAACAATCAATATCTAACGTGCCTTTAAATAGATCAAGGAGGTTCCGAGATTTGGCTAGGGCCGAGGGTTGGAAGGGCGTTGTTGCTGGCACCAGAAAGACTACCCCCGGCTTCAGGCTGGTCGAGAAGTatgggatgatggtggGTGGCGTAGACCCTCATCGGCATGATTTGTCATCGATGGTTATGCTCAAAGACAACCATATCTGGGCAACTGGTCAGTATCTATTCTTCCCCAGTTGTTCTAGGCCTCATTGTTGATTTGTTCAGGTTCAATCACTTCTGCTATCCAAACTGTTCGCCGAGTTGCTggtttttcccttcttgtTAACGTCGAGTGCCAGAATTTCAAAGAAGCGGACGAGGCCGTTACGGCGGGAGCTAATATCGTGATGTTGGACAACAtggttggagaagatttACATTCTGCGGCGAGACGACTCAAAGAAAAATGGCAGGGTCAACGGGAGTTTTTGATTGAAACTAGTGGTGGTATCATAGAAGGGAGTCTGACTGGTCGGGTGGGACCTGGTGAGTTTACTCGCGTTAAACATTCGCTTCTGGCTAATTATCTGTCGACTCTAGACATCGATATCCTATCAACATCAGCGGTACACCAGAGCTGTCCTCATGTTGATTTTTCGCTCAAGATTCAGCCTAGAAAGAGTTCCTGAATGTTTTATTGCATTATGGCCAAACCTGATTTCACAATATTCGATGCAACATTGCAACAGCAGAGATGACAATTGCATCGGACAGCGCACGCGAGACCCGAAAGATTGAACCTGGTCGACTTGTTATTGCTTTGAGAAACTGACTGTACAACTCAGAAGGTAACCGAGCAATCGTGCCGATCACTGATATGTTATTAGGGCCCTAGAAAAAGACAGCCAGGAAAACTCGTGATTGTTGCTAGTAGTACAGTACAGGTGAATGAGAATGCTGTGTCATGAGAACGTCGTTTgcaaagatgaagatagGGATGTGATCAAGGCTGGATCGTTAAAGTCAGCATGATAGAAAAGCAGCATGGCTCGACGTACAGGTAGTTTACAAAGCTACCAAGCCAATCACTACTTCCCACCGCTCGGTGTCAAGGGACTAATGGGTGCTGGTTGAGGGTGAAGAGTGTCTCCCGGGCGTAAGTTGGAGATTGCGGATGAGCTTGACCGAAGCATAGTGATCCAAATTGTCTGAGCCCTAGTTAGGTCTTACCGAGTTAGCCTGGAACAATAAAACTACTTGCAAAGGAGGTAAACCTACTGCTGTTACCTCCTTGGAAGTTTCCGATTTAATGATGATTCCTAAGGGGCCGATACTATGAATGGAAAAGTGATAGTGACGATTTATATGGTAGGcgcgacgaggaagaagggagacaagatgaaaaaGTTTAGAAATGAGCTTTACAGGTTTACTTATATGGCTTCAGTGGATGTCTGTTGTGAGATAAATGAAATGATTTGTTGCCTGTGGAGTGTTGTTTGGAATTGAATGTGTGAGGTAACTGGTGCGGGCGGTTGAAGAATGAACGGGGTGCAGTGGGGCCTTTAAACTCTTCTTATGTGCCTATCTCTGGTGCTAGGTCCATATTGGACGTGCCAAAGGAACAGCTGTTTGTCGGACTCCGGGAGAAGTTcagaatgaagaaggttgtCGTCGACAAGTTCTCCACTACTACTACTTCTCtctttgtttcttcttcttcagtaaATCAACCTGTTTTATTGTATACATGTCGTCTCAGACTCTACCGATTTTCTGCCTGGAATAAATTTTGCCCTCGAACTTGGATCTTTGCGTCTGGGGATGTGCGGCAATAATCATACCGGTAATAACCCAACAACAGGAGGCCAGAAGAACATAGAAGTACAGTTTCTGCCAATAACGAATCACCACTACTCGCCGCGCGGTGCCGGTGACACCCTCCCCGTACACAGTATTGCAGGGTTATTGCCCCCTGTAATGCCGTAGCGTTCCCAAGAAACTCAAAGGACGCCCTCAAACGACAGGCTGTTATGAGAGGAGAGGTCAATCGTTGTAGCAATCACAAACCGCGCCGTAATGTTTTTGTCATTGGG includes these proteins:
- a CDS encoding hypothetical protein (HMMPfam hit to QRPTase_C, Quinolinate phosphoribosyl transferase, C-terminal domain, score: 236.8, E(): 3.7e-68; HMMPfam hit to QRPTase_N, Quinolinate phosphoribosyl transferase, N-terminal domain, score: 104.5, E(): 2.5e-28), encoding MSETDLKPGQNLAHLLPPSWSAEVQRWFAEDTPSFDWAGFVVGEEEQEAILWGKSGGVLAGVPFFEEVFKQVDCAVEWLMPEGSVVPPDTKTKVAIVRGKARQLLLGERVALNTLARCSGIATVSRRFRDLARAEGWKGVVAGTRKTTPGFRLVEKYGMMVGGVDPHRHDLSSMVMLKDNHIWATGSITSAIQTVRRVAGFSLLVNVECQNFKEADEAVTAGANIVMLDNMVGEDLHSAARRLKEKWQGQREFLIETSGGIIEGSLTGRVGPDIDILSTSAVHQSCPHVDFSLKIQPRKSS